A genomic region of Octopus sinensis linkage group LG2, ASM634580v1, whole genome shotgun sequence contains the following coding sequences:
- the LOC115222637 gene encoding tudor domain-containing protein 1 isoform X5, whose product MSNRASFDVNDWNPLKEAYNNTEFNSYDCGPGKYLTMGERKPEFVDIFVRNMPRKFTEDGLRALFSKAGYVHRVKICPGKNGKPPYGFVTYAQLNEAEVAISKFNNLKIAGDEPLNVKLSFKDEKRINQQKLQESAFFKNVHSRIDSSNESDSEDNYSDSETRPRYSRSEKSNDKYAQHSISSAYGFGILQLKNKCVNCGSEATKRCSNCKVPYCSIRCQTKDWTNGHEKRCFSFSNMSLQELADRFDVDLNLNTSGNKSKFKDNQSRQNNHQTRHNSSLPSQKVSGFTPKSDAVKPKPSKSPRKSFSKRESDVENAFSDHEAADKWLGSVLSHTKPARSNSKHEHTVAGNDDFEESYIGSTVSNGESNELETVELPCRGTCQVLVTYINELNIFVQLSTEKNQNIQKEILCKLYESCKDEDSPLWNKKSLRVGQLYACVFSEDGVWYRAMLLEILKSNRVKVKYVDFGNCEITTIDKLRVLPPELKQVPQQAVCCVLSLPLEATSKNSTKLAAFIGKHILQDSQYQLKVVKDSTPPEVFIYDADGNKINKKIVSSLDLNTTALPSETTKTSSVNTPQIVKSSPVMACDVPLVSENLKYGSKHKLRVIDVKSPEDFLVQFADEPSRAFCQFTKMLSNYAESCHPASEIPFKGQLVLIKLETQEWARAEVLDINNDSLLVSLIDFGAEKMLHLEHCRSAMPFCLDYPCLCIPSKLESVNFFGRNDDSFKMRQKFNQILKSLTKSEDFSKECILGLYMGCGKKCQWNLYDCNGEASVMDLLTSPLKVMASELKGCEVSIGEVLDGLAVEILNDSFYIIVVSEKQISFLEEFNTYLEKKDDHKGYTPCLNEMVAAKFSQDNQWYRGQIISTTADGRYKVFFVDYGNSEYVDKLQLQPFPVHFTPYPKQALHCYLPGVCGIKDNEKFSQLICNNVCKYKIEGCSKNVYEVVVYTSDGSCVNDCFEESLEKNAPNDYFPRSQSLNSTATSKSNSVKSASSLSISPFRSRSQSPQSIEGQPVDASSPAQMTYPPSCRRHHRDSAEHDFENQFSSEKTLPDDRQTKESIMLSLSTKTSKQEVCQEDMLRANRVKYFAKSMGCLQLKVNTQYELLCKWVVDTDCFYCQILDEVAMEALTDMTEQLNKMCEASHLNPVIQPEIGEVVCCKYSDGKWYRAKVMAASKAEFSVFYVDFGCSSRVTQDEIMPLTDELAEIPILAARCSLAGESKEKWTKEKLLQLREQPINVEVVGETLNSYSIVLEEDFEDEDERATNSTSPSNESVSAKELILQQIEELKKKLESMD is encoded by the exons ATGTCTAACAG AGCCTCCTTTGATGTAAATGATTGGAATCCTTTAAAAGAAGCTTACAATAATACAGAGTTCAATAGTTATGACTGCGGACCAGGCAAATATCTTACTATGGGTgaaag aAAACCtgaatttgttgatatttttgtaaGGAATATGCCTCGAAAGTTTACAGAG gATGGCTTACGAGCACTATTTTCTAAGGCTGGCTATGTACACAGGGTAAAAATATGTCCTGGTAAAAATGGCAAGCCTCCTTATGG ttttgtaaCATATGCTCAGCTCAATGAGGCAGAAGTTGCAATATCAAAATTTAACAATTTGAAAATAGCTGGTGATGAGCCATTAAATGTTAAGCTTTCTTTCAAAGATGAGAAGAGGATCAATCAACAGAAATTG cAAGAATCTGCATTCTTCAAAAACGTTCACTCTAGGATTGACTCTTCTAATGAAAGTGATTCTGAG gACAACTACTCAGATTCAGAAACAAG GCCTCGTTATTCCAGGAGTGAAAAATCCAATGATAAATATGCACAGCATTCAATATCctcagcat ATGGTTTTGGAATATTGCAGTTGAAGAACAAGTGTGTAAATTGTGGGAGTGAAG CTACCAAAAGATGTTCCAACTGCAAAGTACCATATTGTAGTATTCGCTGTCAAACGAAGGACTGGACGAATGGTCATGAAAAGAGATGTTTTAGTTTTAG tAATATGTCTCTCCAGGAACTTGCTGACCGGTTTGAtgttgatttaaatttaaatacatcTGGAAACAAGTCAAAGTTTAAAGACAAT cAATCCCGCCAGAACAACCATCAAACAAGGCATAATTCTTCATTGCCAAGTCAAAAAGTTAGTGGTTTTACCCCCAAATCTGATGCTGTAAAGCCAAAACCAAGTAAATCCCCAAGAAAGTCATTTTCAAAAAGGGAATCAGATGTAGAAAATGCCTTTTCTGATCATGAAGCTGCTGATAAATGGTTAGGGAGTGTCCTGTCTCATACTAAACCTGCTCGTAGTAATagcaaacatgaacacacagtGGCTGGGAATGATGATTTTGAAGAATCCTACATTGGTTCCACTGTTTCTAATGGAGAAAGCAATGAATTAGAAACTGTTGAATTACCATGTCGTGGCACTTGTCAG GTATTGGTGACTTATATCAATGAGTTGAACATATTCGTTCAGTTAAGTACAGAAAAGAACCAAAATATACAAAAGGAAATTCTCTGTAAATTATACGAG tcatgtaaaGATGAGGATTCTCCATTATGGAACAAGAAGTCATTGAGAGTCGGCcagttgtatgcctgtgtgtttagTGAAGATGGTGTTTGGTATCGAGCAATGCTTCTGGAAATCTTGAAGTCTAACAGAGTGAAAGTGAAATACGTAGATTTTGGTAATTGTGAAATAACTACAATTGACAAGTTGAGAGTACTTCCTCCTGAACTGAAACAAGTTCCACAACAG GCAGTGTGTTGTGTGCTGAGTCTTCCTCTTGAAGCGACTTCTAAGAATTCTACAAAACTTGCTGCTTTCATTGGAAAGCATATACTCCAAGATTCTCAATATCAGCTGAAAGTAGTCAAGGATTCAACTCCTCCagaagtatttatatatgatgcTG ACggaaacaaaatcaataaaaaaattgtcAGCAGTTTGGATTTGAATACCACAGCATTACCTAGCGAAACTACTAAAACAAGTAGTGTGAATACTCCCCAGATTGTGAA GTCGTCTCCTGTTATGGCCTGTGATGTGCCTCTTGTTTCTGAGAACCTGAAATATGGCAGCAAGCACAAGCTACGAGTTATTGATGTGAAATCTCCTGAGGACTTTCTCGTCCAGTTTGCTGATGAGCCATCCAGAGCTTTTTGTCAGTTCACCAAAATGTTGAGCAACTATGCTGAGTCGTGCCATCCTGCTTCAGAAAT CCCCTTCAAAGGTCAGCTAGTTTTGATAAAATTAGAAACACAAGAATGGGCCCGAGCTGAAGTATTGGACATCAATAATGATTCTTTACTGGTTTCTCTGATAGATTTTGGTGCAGAAAAGATGCTACACTTGGAACATTGTCGTTCTGCCATGCCTTTCTGTTTGGATTATCCTTGTCTTTGTATTCCATCAAAACTTGAAAGTGTAAATTTTTTTGGAAGAAATGATGACTCTTTTAAGATGCGTCAGAAAttcaatcaaattttaaaatcctTAACTAAAAGTGAAGATTTTTCCAAAGAATGTATTTTAGGTCTATACATGGGATGTGGAAAGAAATGTCAGTGGAATTTGTATGATTGTAATGGAGAGGCTTCTGTCATGGATTTGTTGACTTCCCCATTGAAAGTcatggcttcagaattgaaaggTTGTGAAGTCAGTATTGGTGAGGTCTTGGATGGTTTGGCTGTCGAAATCCTTAATGAttcattttatataattgttgTCAGCGAGAAACAGATAAGTTTCCTTGAAGAATTCaatacttacttggaaaagaaAGATGACCATAAGGGTTATACTCCTTGTCTCAATGAAATGGTTGCAGCCAAGTTTTCACAGGACAACCAGTGGTATCGTGGTCAGATAATCAGCACCACTGCAGATGGCAGATATAAAGTCTTTTTTGTTGATTATGGTAACTCTGAGTATGTTGATAAACTACAACTGCAGCCGTTTCCTGTGCATTTCACTCCTTATCCTAAACAAGCCTTACACTGCTATCTTCCTGGCGTGTGTGGTATTAAAGACAACGAGAAATTCAGTCAGCTCATCTGCAACAATGTGTGCAAATATAAGATAGAAGGCTGCTCCAAAAATGTCTATGAAGTTGTTGTTTATACTAGTGATGGCAGCTGTGTTAATGATTGCTTTGAAGAAAGCTTGGAGAAGAATGCTCCGAATGACTATTTCCCCAGAAGTCAGTCTTTAAATAGCACTGCTACATCAAAGTCAAACTCTGTAAAATCTGCTAGCTCTCTTTCAATATCCCCGTTCAGATCTCGTTCTCAGTCTCCTCAAAGCATTGAAGGGCAACCAGTGGATGCATCGTCTCCTGCACAAATGACCTATCCTCCCTCTTGCCGTCGACATCATAGGGACTCTGCTGAACATGATTTTGAGAACCAGTTTTCTTCTGAGAAAACGTTGCCTGACGATAGACAAACAAAGGAATCCATTATGCTATCTCTAAGCACCAAAACttcaaaacaggaagtttgtcaAGAAGATATGTTACGAGCAAACAGAGTAAAGTATTTTGCCAAAAGCATGGGATGTCTACAGCTGAAGGTCAACACACAATATGAACTGCTGTGTAAATGGGTTGTGGACACAGACTGCTTCTACTGTCAAATACTTGATGAAGTGG CTATGGAAGCTTTGACTGATATGACTGAACAATTGAATAAGATGTGTGAGGCTTCTCATCTGAATCCAGTAATCCAGCCCGAGATTGGAGAAGTTGTTTGTTGTAAATATTCAG ATGGAAAATGGTACCGAGCTAAAGTGATGGCAGCTTCCAAGGCagaattttctgtattttatgttgATTTTGGTTGTAGTAGTAGAGTTACCCAAGACGAGATAATGCCTCTCACAGATGAGTTGGCAGAAATACCGATATTAGCAGCTCGATGTTCTTTGGCGG GTGAATCAAAAGAAAAGTGGACAAAAGAGAAGCTCCTTCAACTTCGGGAACAACCAATCAATGTTGAAGTGGTTGGTGAAACTCTGAATTCTTACAGTATTGTCTTGGAGGAGGACTTTGAGGACGAGGACGAAAGGGCAACAAATTCTACATCACCATCAAATGAAAGTGTTTCTG
- the LOC115222637 gene encoding tudor domain-containing protein 1 isoform X3 produces MSNRASFDVNDWNPLKEAYNNTEFNSYDCGPGKYLTMGERKPEFVDIFVRNMPRKFTEDGLRALFSKAGYVHRVKICPGKNGKPPYGFVTYAQLNEAEVAISKFNNLKIAGDEPLNVKLSFKDEKRINQQKLQESAFFKNVHSRIDSSNESDSEDNYSDSETRPRYSRSEKSNDKYAQHSISSAYSSHEKQCFSKNNSSKKIQKTYSQQREKNVRNYGNLEVSNDMWKYKDSDEESTKSKSLNNSQGSDGFGILQLKNKCVNCGSEATKRCSNCKVPYCSIRCQTKDWTNGHEKRCFSFSNMSLQELADRFDVDLNLNTSGNKSKFKDNQSRQNNHQTRHNSSLPSQKVSGFTPKSDAVKPKPSKSPRKSFSKRESDVENAFSDHEAADKWLGSVLSHTKPARSNSKHEHTVAGNDDFEESYIGSTVSNGESNELETVELPCRGTCQVLVTYINELNIFVQLSTEKNQNIQKEILCKLYESCKDEDSPLWNKKSLRVGQLYACVFSEDGVWYRAMLLEILKSNRVKVKYVDFGNCEITTIDKLRVLPPELKQVPQQAVCCVLSLPLEATSKNSTKLAAFIGKHILQDSQYQLKVVKDSTPPEVFIYDADGNKINKKIVSSLDLNTTALPSETTKTSSVNTPQIVKSSPVMACDVPLVSENLKYGSKHKLRVIDVKSPEDFLVQFADEPSRAFCQFTKMLSNYAESCHPASEIPFKGQLVLIKLETQEWARAEVLDINNDSLLVSLIDFGAEKMLHLEHCRSAMPFCLDYPCLCIPSKLESVNFFGRNDDSFKMRQKFNQILKSLTKSEDFSKECILGLYMGCGKKCQWNLYDCNGEASVMDLLTSPLKVMASELKGCEVSIGEVLDGLAVEILNDSFYIIVVSEKQISFLEEFNTYLEKKDDHKGYTPCLNEMVAAKFSQDNQWYRGQIISTTADGRYKVFFVDYGNSEYVDKLQLQPFPVHFTPYPKQALHCYLPGVCGIKDNEKFSQLICNNVCKYKIEGCSKNVYEVVVYTSDGSCVNDCFEESLEKNAPNDYFPRSQSLNSTATSKSNSVKSASSLSISPFRSRSQSPQSIEGQPVDASSPAQMTYPPSCRRHHRDSAEHDFENQFSSEKTLPDDRQTKESIMLSLSTKTSKQEVCQEDMLRANRVKYFAKSMGCLQLKVNTQYELLCKWVVDTDCFYCQILDEVAMEALTDMTEQLNKMCEASHLNPVIQPEIGEVVCCKYSDGKWYRAKVMAASKAEFSVFYVDFGCSSRVTQDEIMPLTDELAEIPILAARCSLAGESKEKWTKEKLLQLREQPINVEVVGETLNSYSIVLEEDFEDEDERATNSTSPSNESVSAKELILQQIEELKKKLESMD; encoded by the exons ATGTCTAACAG AGCCTCCTTTGATGTAAATGATTGGAATCCTTTAAAAGAAGCTTACAATAATACAGAGTTCAATAGTTATGACTGCGGACCAGGCAAATATCTTACTATGGGTgaaag aAAACCtgaatttgttgatatttttgtaaGGAATATGCCTCGAAAGTTTACAGAG gATGGCTTACGAGCACTATTTTCTAAGGCTGGCTATGTACACAGGGTAAAAATATGTCCTGGTAAAAATGGCAAGCCTCCTTATGG ttttgtaaCATATGCTCAGCTCAATGAGGCAGAAGTTGCAATATCAAAATTTAACAATTTGAAAATAGCTGGTGATGAGCCATTAAATGTTAAGCTTTCTTTCAAAGATGAGAAGAGGATCAATCAACAGAAATTG cAAGAATCTGCATTCTTCAAAAACGTTCACTCTAGGATTGACTCTTCTAATGAAAGTGATTCTGAG gACAACTACTCAGATTCAGAAACAAG GCCTCGTTATTCCAGGAGTGAAAAATCCAATGATAAATATGCACAGCATTCAATATCctcagcat attcttctcatgaaaagcaatgtttttcaaaaaataattcatcaaaaaaaatacaaaagacttaCTCTCAGCAACGGGAAAAGAATGTCAGAAACTATGGAAATTTGGAAGTTTCTAATGATATGTGGAAATATAAGGATTCAGACGAAGAATCTACAAAAT CCAAGTCTTTGAATAATTCTCAAGGTTCAG ATGGTTTTGGAATATTGCAGTTGAAGAACAAGTGTGTAAATTGTGGGAGTGAAG CTACCAAAAGATGTTCCAACTGCAAAGTACCATATTGTAGTATTCGCTGTCAAACGAAGGACTGGACGAATGGTCATGAAAAGAGATGTTTTAGTTTTAG tAATATGTCTCTCCAGGAACTTGCTGACCGGTTTGAtgttgatttaaatttaaatacatcTGGAAACAAGTCAAAGTTTAAAGACAAT cAATCCCGCCAGAACAACCATCAAACAAGGCATAATTCTTCATTGCCAAGTCAAAAAGTTAGTGGTTTTACCCCCAAATCTGATGCTGTAAAGCCAAAACCAAGTAAATCCCCAAGAAAGTCATTTTCAAAAAGGGAATCAGATGTAGAAAATGCCTTTTCTGATCATGAAGCTGCTGATAAATGGTTAGGGAGTGTCCTGTCTCATACTAAACCTGCTCGTAGTAATagcaaacatgaacacacagtGGCTGGGAATGATGATTTTGAAGAATCCTACATTGGTTCCACTGTTTCTAATGGAGAAAGCAATGAATTAGAAACTGTTGAATTACCATGTCGTGGCACTTGTCAG GTATTGGTGACTTATATCAATGAGTTGAACATATTCGTTCAGTTAAGTACAGAAAAGAACCAAAATATACAAAAGGAAATTCTCTGTAAATTATACGAG tcatgtaaaGATGAGGATTCTCCATTATGGAACAAGAAGTCATTGAGAGTCGGCcagttgtatgcctgtgtgtttagTGAAGATGGTGTTTGGTATCGAGCAATGCTTCTGGAAATCTTGAAGTCTAACAGAGTGAAAGTGAAATACGTAGATTTTGGTAATTGTGAAATAACTACAATTGACAAGTTGAGAGTACTTCCTCCTGAACTGAAACAAGTTCCACAACAG GCAGTGTGTTGTGTGCTGAGTCTTCCTCTTGAAGCGACTTCTAAGAATTCTACAAAACTTGCTGCTTTCATTGGAAAGCATATACTCCAAGATTCTCAATATCAGCTGAAAGTAGTCAAGGATTCAACTCCTCCagaagtatttatatatgatgcTG ACggaaacaaaatcaataaaaaaattgtcAGCAGTTTGGATTTGAATACCACAGCATTACCTAGCGAAACTACTAAAACAAGTAGTGTGAATACTCCCCAGATTGTGAA GTCGTCTCCTGTTATGGCCTGTGATGTGCCTCTTGTTTCTGAGAACCTGAAATATGGCAGCAAGCACAAGCTACGAGTTATTGATGTGAAATCTCCTGAGGACTTTCTCGTCCAGTTTGCTGATGAGCCATCCAGAGCTTTTTGTCAGTTCACCAAAATGTTGAGCAACTATGCTGAGTCGTGCCATCCTGCTTCAGAAAT CCCCTTCAAAGGTCAGCTAGTTTTGATAAAATTAGAAACACAAGAATGGGCCCGAGCTGAAGTATTGGACATCAATAATGATTCTTTACTGGTTTCTCTGATAGATTTTGGTGCAGAAAAGATGCTACACTTGGAACATTGTCGTTCTGCCATGCCTTTCTGTTTGGATTATCCTTGTCTTTGTATTCCATCAAAACTTGAAAGTGTAAATTTTTTTGGAAGAAATGATGACTCTTTTAAGATGCGTCAGAAAttcaatcaaattttaaaatcctTAACTAAAAGTGAAGATTTTTCCAAAGAATGTATTTTAGGTCTATACATGGGATGTGGAAAGAAATGTCAGTGGAATTTGTATGATTGTAATGGAGAGGCTTCTGTCATGGATTTGTTGACTTCCCCATTGAAAGTcatggcttcagaattgaaaggTTGTGAAGTCAGTATTGGTGAGGTCTTGGATGGTTTGGCTGTCGAAATCCTTAATGAttcattttatataattgttgTCAGCGAGAAACAGATAAGTTTCCTTGAAGAATTCaatacttacttggaaaagaaAGATGACCATAAGGGTTATACTCCTTGTCTCAATGAAATGGTTGCAGCCAAGTTTTCACAGGACAACCAGTGGTATCGTGGTCAGATAATCAGCACCACTGCAGATGGCAGATATAAAGTCTTTTTTGTTGATTATGGTAACTCTGAGTATGTTGATAAACTACAACTGCAGCCGTTTCCTGTGCATTTCACTCCTTATCCTAAACAAGCCTTACACTGCTATCTTCCTGGCGTGTGTGGTATTAAAGACAACGAGAAATTCAGTCAGCTCATCTGCAACAATGTGTGCAAATATAAGATAGAAGGCTGCTCCAAAAATGTCTATGAAGTTGTTGTTTATACTAGTGATGGCAGCTGTGTTAATGATTGCTTTGAAGAAAGCTTGGAGAAGAATGCTCCGAATGACTATTTCCCCAGAAGTCAGTCTTTAAATAGCACTGCTACATCAAAGTCAAACTCTGTAAAATCTGCTAGCTCTCTTTCAATATCCCCGTTCAGATCTCGTTCTCAGTCTCCTCAAAGCATTGAAGGGCAACCAGTGGATGCATCGTCTCCTGCACAAATGACCTATCCTCCCTCTTGCCGTCGACATCATAGGGACTCTGCTGAACATGATTTTGAGAACCAGTTTTCTTCTGAGAAAACGTTGCCTGACGATAGACAAACAAAGGAATCCATTATGCTATCTCTAAGCACCAAAACttcaaaacaggaagtttgtcaAGAAGATATGTTACGAGCAAACAGAGTAAAGTATTTTGCCAAAAGCATGGGATGTCTACAGCTGAAGGTCAACACACAATATGAACTGCTGTGTAAATGGGTTGTGGACACAGACTGCTTCTACTGTCAAATACTTGATGAAGTGG CTATGGAAGCTTTGACTGATATGACTGAACAATTGAATAAGATGTGTGAGGCTTCTCATCTGAATCCAGTAATCCAGCCCGAGATTGGAGAAGTTGTTTGTTGTAAATATTCAG ATGGAAAATGGTACCGAGCTAAAGTGATGGCAGCTTCCAAGGCagaattttctgtattttatgttgATTTTGGTTGTAGTAGTAGAGTTACCCAAGACGAGATAATGCCTCTCACAGATGAGTTGGCAGAAATACCGATATTAGCAGCTCGATGTTCTTTGGCGG GTGAATCAAAAGAAAAGTGGACAAAAGAGAAGCTCCTTCAACTTCGGGAACAACCAATCAATGTTGAAGTGGTTGGTGAAACTCTGAATTCTTACAGTATTGTCTTGGAGGAGGACTTTGAGGACGAGGACGAAAGGGCAACAAATTCTACATCACCATCAAATGAAAGTGTTTCTG